A single region of the Labeo rohita strain BAU-BD-2019 chromosome 3, IGBB_LRoh.1.0, whole genome shotgun sequence genome encodes:
- the grid2ipa gene encoding delphilin isoform X4, which produces MGRDKGFSRRFRIFIPKKHRQRFDEMVSQSLISRLRGQSFSEHRNNRLRRSRSEDHPERLLSVSTRASSVPRTANEEVVMPPARGLRKTTSLIAGHSSSFSTRRTVRVYKGNQSFGFTLRGHAPVWIDSVIPGSPAEKAGLKPGDRILFLNGLDMRSCSHEKVVSMLQGSGAMPSLVVEDGPPAFTMTEPEQVEVSPRSRAPVLSSLQWVAEILPPSIRVQGRTFSQQLEHLLTLQERYTICKALEAFFQHRNVDTLIVDVFPVLDTPAKQVIWQFIYQLLTYEEQEHCQNKISRFLGYKVTPEPEPPAHEPHRRSSSMKVTGTTYRSSVRGRSSDDLVIGTHLGMGICTEPVEVAPMRLTPGERQSGDGTSLPETPNNLTNLSAVYAELENVYAGKRSKSLKSRPPPAPETLINVDIFPHASSQSVRAHSSSPSVRATSGSRKSASAQPVPPPPPPPPPPPEPDSWMQEPPMSPQCPCYPSGLPSQTSAESNPYISLDSPPLSPPSPPDYPPSPPIRKKRYTFSRPPRTPDTDLFMEALSEQLGQQLSVDDFLSPENDYEEDVVQMTFQNEEEEVEEEEEEEEEEEEGPYMPPELSSPSEVHSSSEDASSLTYSSSSEHIPPPPLTPPPPPPVQFNDPPPPAGFTPDHAPRQLTFRRHPGPPPPPPPRANPPPKRQSIHKVLPTREELINQAQILQEHHSLPVQPTASHPQQSQQQMHQSLPPMPSPEINQSPISSHAIYEMHHQVHPAHQVHQHHQVQQDHQMHPIHQNKPSHQSQSIKVHSGHHSHQTIQTQLSSSMDRLDRIERKERSDRHIYDMHPEPLHPDQQVHHAYQMHPSHQAHLSSSMDRLDRLEQIQRLERMERMERMERIERLERADRQMHRAHMAQAMSQAIQPPQQTPQQYLQQMHQAHQAYPPTQPPPPARHIHQIEHIHQVQPIQSAPQYHQIHQPHQPHQTQQILSTFQPHPSQQQQQQQQLQQMQQQQQLQQQQQLQQQQQLQQQFQQQQQLQQQQIQQQQAQQQQQIQQQIQQQQQHRSTPQIPISQARQSPQPMYHEHRHHHHHLSHHEAQSQTQPPSTPQPQTHHPIEGSTVEPPPPPPLPPPCVPPPLPKASPQKSDSSHMSVKRLRWEQVENSEGTIWGQLEEDSDYDKLSDMVKYLDLELHFGTQKTPVSLPEPSPQVETFKKKDVVEILSHKKAYNASILIAHLKLSPSELRQVLMTMSSERLESSHIKQLLLYAPDDDEVRQYEQYRDDPSKLSEPDQFVLQMLSVPEYKTRLKSLHFKTILQEKTEEMRGAYDCVFKASLELKNSKKLAKILEFVLAMGNYLNNGQPKTNKTTGFKINFLTELSTTKTVDGKSTFLHILVKSLCQHFPEVLDFGKEIETVPQAAKVNQRNITSDFNDLHATIQDIRLACQKMPATAEDRFGIVMSGFLENSHPAVQSLESLQQRAMEEFCKVASFFGEDGKATTTENFFGIFAEFMAKFERALSDIQTTENPPRSPRSPRTASPVGW; this is translated from the exons GCAGCCCTGCTGAGAAGGCGGGTCTCAAACCTGGAGATCGCATCCTATTTCTCAATGGGTTGGATATGAG GAGCTGTTCACATGAGAAAGTAGTGTCCATGCTGCAGGGGAGTGGGGCAATGCCCAGCCTGGTGGTTGAAGATGGCCCGCCGGCCTTCACCATGACCGAACCCGAACAGGTGGAGGTTTCTCCCCGCTCCCGTGCTCCTGTGCTTAGCTCTCTGCAGTGGGTTGCCGAGATCTTGCCCCCGAGTATCCGCGTACAAGGTCGCACCTTCAGCCAGCAGCTAGAGCACCTTCTCACACTCCAAGAGAGATACACCATCTGCAAGGCCCTTGAGGCATTCTTCCAGCACAG AAATGTAGACACTTTGATTGTGGACGTCTTCCCTGTGTTGGATACCCCAGCAAAACAGGTCATTTGGCAGTTTATTTACCAGCTGCTGACCTATGAGGAACAGGAACACTGCCAAAACAAGATCTCTCGCTTCCTTGGCTATAAAGTTACAC CAGAACCTGAACCTCCAGCCCATGAGCCTCATAGGCGCAGCAGCTCCATGAAGGTGACAGGAACTACCTACAGGAGCAGTGTGAGGGGACGCAGCTCAGATGATCTGGTTATCGGCACTCACCTGGGCATGG GGATTTGTACTGAGCCAGTGGAGGTGGCACCTATGAGACTGACTCCTGGAGAGAGACAATCAGGGGATGGAACATCCTTACCAGAGACGCCCAATAATCTGACTAAT CTGTCAGCTGTGTATGCTGAGCTGGAAAATGTCTATGCTGGGAAGAGATCCAAATCCCTGAAGAGTCGACCTCCTCCAGCTCCTGAAACTCTGATTAACGTAGACATCTTCCCGCACGCTTCCTCACAGTCCGTGAGGGCACACTCTTCCTCTCCATCTGTTCGGGCCACTTCAG GTAGCCGCAAATCTGCATCAGCGCAGCCTGTGCCACCACCTCCACCACCGCCGCCACCTCCTCCAGAACCTGACTCTTGGATGCAGGAGCCTCCAATGAGTCCCCAATGCCCCTGCTATCCTTCAGGTCTTCCCTCTCAAACCAGTGCTGAGTCCAACCCATACATCAGTTTAGATAGCCCACCTCTCTCTCCACCCTCTCCTCCGGACTACCCCCCTAGTCCACCTATTCGGAAGAAGCGCTACACCTTCTCACGTCCACCCCGTACCCCTGACACAGATTTGTTCATGGAGGCTCTGAGCGAACAGCTAGGACAGCAGTTATCTGTGGATGACTTCCTGTCACCAGAGAATGACTATGAAGAG GATGTTGTCCAGATGACATTCCAGAATGAGGAAGAGGAGgtagaggaggaagaggaagaggaggaggaggaggaagagggtCCGTACATGCCTCCCGAGCTAAGCAGTCCGAGCGAAGTACATAGTAGCAGTGAGGATGCCAGCTCTCTTACCTACTCCTCCAGCTCCGAGCACATTCCTCCACCCCCTCTGACTCCTCCTCCCCCTCCCCCTGTCCAATTCAATGACCCCCCTCCACCTGCTGGATTTACCCCTGACCATGCACCCCGACAGTTGACCTTCCGTCGCCACCCCGGACCTCCTCCACCGCCTCCGCCAAGAGCTAACCCACCTCCAAAAAGGCAGTCCATTCACAAGGTGTTGCCCACACGTGAGGAGCTGATAAACCAAGCCCAAATCCTTCAGGAGCACCACTCGCTTCCAGTTCAACCAACAGCCAGCCACCCTCAGCAATCTCAGCAGCAGATGCATCAGTCTCTGCCCCCTATGCCCTCTCCAGAAATAAACCAGTCACCCATCTCCAGTCATGCGATCTACGAGATGCATCATCAGGTTCATCCAGCTCACCAGGTTCATCAACACCACCAGGTACAACAGGATCACCAGATGCATCCAAtccatcaaaataaaccaaGTCACCAATCTCAGTCTATCAAAGTGCACTCGGGCCATCACTCACACCAGACTATTCAGACTCAACTCTCTAGCTCTATGGATAGACTTGATAGGATTGAAAGAAAGGAACGCTCAGATAGGCATATCTATGACATGCACCCCGAACCCTTGCATCCAGATCAACAAGTACACCACGCTTATCAGATGCATCCGAGTCATCAGGCTCACCTCTCAAGTTCCATGGATAGACTTGACCGATTGGAGCAGATCCAGCGTTTGGAGCGCATGGAGCGCATGGAGCGTATGGAGCGAATCGAGAGACTGGAGAGGGCGGACAGACAAATGCATCGGGCACACATGGCTCAAGCAATGTCTCAAGCTATTCAACCACCTCAGCAGACTCCGCAACAGTACCTCCAACAGATGCATCAAGCTCATCAAGCCTACCCACCAACCCAGCCTCCTCCGCCAGCCCGCCACATTCACCAAATTGAACACATCCACCAGGTTCAGCCAATCCAGTCAGCTCCTCAGTACCACCAGATCCACCAGCCTCACCAACCTCACCAGACCCAACAGATTCTGTCAACCTTCCAGCCTCATCCTTcacaacagcagcaacaacaacagcagcttcagcagatgcagcagcagcaacaacttcagcagcagcaacaactccagcagcagcaacaacttCAACAACAGTttcagcagcagcaacagctTCAGCAACAGCAGATTCAGCAGCAGCAAGCTCAGCAGCAACAACAAATTCAGCAGCAGAttcagcagcagcaacagcatCGTTCAACCCCACAGATTCCCATTTCACAGGCAAGACAGAGCCCTCAGCCCATGTACCACGAACATCGTCACCACCATCACCATCTCAGCCACCATGAGGCCCAGTCCCAAACACAACCACCAAGTACACCCCAACCTCAAACTCACCACCCCATCGAAGGGTCCACTGTGGAGCCACCTCCTCCTCCACCGTTACCCCCACCTTGTGTGCCTCCTCCACTCCCAAAGGCCTCACCACAAAAATCAGATTCCAGTCATATGAGTGTAAAACGGCTACGATGGGAACAGGTGGAAAATTCTGAGGGAACCATTTGGGGACAG TTGGAAGAAGACTCTGATTATGACAAGCTGAGTGACATGGTGAAATACCTAGACTTGGAGCTTCATTTTGGGACCCAAAAGACCCCTG TTTCTCTTCCAGAGCCCTCACCTCAGGTGGAGACTTTCAAGAAGAAAGATGTGGTGGAGATTCTCTCCCATAAGAAAGCCTACAATGCTT CAATCTTGATTGCCCATCTGAAGCTGTCACCAAGCGAGCTACGGCAGGTGCTGATGACGATGTCGAGTGAACGTTTAGAGTCGTCGCATATCAAACAATTGCTCCTTTATGCACCAGATGATGATGAAGTTAGACAATACGAGCAGTATAGAGATGACCCAAGCAAACTCAGTGAGCCCGATCAGTTTGTCCTACag ATGCTCTCGGTGCCAGAGTATAAGACCCGTTTGAAAAGCCTGCATTTTAAGACTATATTGCAAGAGAAAACAGAGGAGATGAGGGGAGCCTACGACTGTGTTTTCAAGGCTTCGCTGGAGCTCAAGAATAGCAAAAAACTGGCCAAGATTCTGGAG TTTGTGCTGGCTATGGGGAATTATCTGAATAACGGCCAACCCAAGACCAATAAAACGACTGGATTTAAGATCAATTTTCTGACTGAA CTCAGTACCACCAAAACAGTGGATGGAAAGTCAACGTTTCTGCATATCCTGGTGAAATCATTGTGCCAGCACTTTCCTGAGGTTCTGGACTTTGGGAAGGAGATTGAGACGGTGCCACAAGCAGCCAAAG TGAATCAGAGAAACATCACGTCTGACTTCAATGACTTACATGCCACAATCCAGGACATTCGTTTAGCCTGTCAGAAGATGCCAGCCACCGCTGAAGATCGATTTGGCATTGTTATGAGT GGTTTTCTGGAAAACAGTCATCCTGCTGTGCAGTCTCTGGAGTCTCTGCAGCAGCGGGCGATGGAAGAGTTTTGCAAAGTTGCATCATTCTTTGGTGAGGATGGAAAGGCCACCACCACAGAGAATTTCTTCGGTATCTTCGCCGAGTTCATGGCTAAATTTGAG aGGGCTTTGAGTGATATCCAGACTACAGAAAACCCTCCGCGCAGCCCCAGAAGCCCTCGAACGGCCTCTCCTGTAGGCTGGTGA
- the slc5a11 gene encoding sodium/myo-inositol cotransporter 2, translating to MASTEHPRVSPSPTAETTSPQTTLAITDIVVLVIYFILVLAVGLWSMWKTKRSTVDGYFLAGKNMTWWPVGASLFASNVGSGHFIGLAGSGAAAGIAATAYEWNGMLMVLLLGWLFLPIYIASSVTTMPEYLQKRFGGKRIQLFLCVLYLFIYIFTKISVDMYAGAVFIQQALHWNIYLAVILLLGITALYTIAGGLAAVIYTDAVQTVIMVVGALILMGFSFAEVGGFQAVLDKYPQAIPSIRVPNTTCGIPREDAFHIFRHPVTSDLPWPGVILGMSIPSMWYWCSDQVIVQRSLASKNIVHAKGGSLLAAYLKVLPFFMMVIPGMISRILYPDEVGCGDPDVCKEVCENPVGCSDIAYAKLVMELLPAGLRGLMMAVMLAALMSSLTSIFNSSSTIFTMDLWRNIRRTATEWELMIVGRVFVLVLVVVSVLWIPVVQASQGGQLFIYIQSISMYLQPPITVIFFTGIFWKRTNEKGAFWGLIVGMVVGCTRMILDFVYPTPQCYESDTRPEIIKYVHYLYFSIILTVLTLIVVVCVSLATEKPTPEQISRLTWYTRFDPVKEREEVIASDLQTIENATQFPKDMENDACPTKEDTSSSASSEAGSSKLKSALFWICGMEKQKGEKPKSPPPEAPTCSLKEDPCMRHVVNANLIICISVAVFLFAYWA from the exons ATGGCTTCCACCGAGCATCCCCGTGTTTCCCCTTCCCCCACCGCTGAGACCACATCGCCCCAAACCACCCTGGCCATCACAGATATAGTGGTGCTTGTCATCTACTTCATCTTGGTTCTGGCAGTGGGCTTGTGG TCCATGTGGAAGACCAAGAGGAGCACAGTGGATGGATACTTCCTTGCTGGCAAAAACATGACTTGGTGGCCG GTGGGCGCCTCTCTGTTTGCCAGTAATGTGGGCAGTGGTCACTTCATTGGTCTCGCCGGCTCTGGGGCGGCAGCGGGTATCGCTGCCACTGCTTATGAATGGAAC GGCATGCTGATGGTGCTGCTCTTGGGCTGGCTGTTTTTACCCATCTATATTGCATCAAGC GTCACAACAATGCCCGAGTATTTACAGAAAAGATTTGGTGGGAAAAGAATACAAttatttctttgtgttttatatctatttatctacATCTTCACCAAAATATCA GTGGACATGTATGCAGGAGCTGTTTTCATCCAGCAGGCTCTGCACTGGAACATCTACCTCGCTGTGATTTTGCTTCTCGGCATTACCGCTCTGTACACCATCGCAG GTGGTCTGGCAGCAGTGATCTACACCGATGCGGTTCAGACTGTCATCATGGTGGTCGGAGCCCTGATCCTCATGGGCTTCA GTTTTGCAGAGGTTGGAGGATTTCAAGCTGTCCTGGACAAGTATCCTCAGGCCATTCCCTCCATCAGAGTGCCCAACACCACCTGCGGAATCCCACGTGAGGATGCCTTTCACATATTCCGTCACCCTGTGACCTCTGACCTGCCCTGGCCGGGAGTGATCCTGGGCATGTCCATACCCTCCATGTGGTACTGGTGTTCTGATCAG GTGATAGTGCAGCGTTCCCTTGCTTCCAAGAACATTGTGCATGCTAAAGGAGGATCTTTGCTCGCTGCTTACCTCAAAGTTCTGCCCTTCTTCATGATGGTGATTCCAGGCATGATCAGCAGGATACTTTACCCAG ATGAGGTGGGCTGTGGAGATCCAGATGTGTGTAAAGAAGTTTGTGAAAATCCGGTGGGCTGCTCGGACATTGCTTACGCCAAACTGGTCATGGAGCTCCTTCCTGCAG GTCTGAGGGGTTTAATGATGGCTGTAATGTTGGCTGCTCTCATGTCTTCTCTGACCTCCATTTTCAACAGTTCCAGCACTATTTTCACCATGGACCTTTGGAGAAACATCCGGCGCACTGCCACCGAGTGGGAGCTCATGATTGTGGGAAg AGTGTTTGTGTTGGTGTTAGTGGTGGTGTCAGTGCTGTGGATTCCTGTGGTTCAGGCCAGTCAGGGTGGGCAGCTCTTCATCTACATCCAGTCCATCAGTATGTACCTGCAGCCCCCCATAACAGTCATCTTCTTTACGGGAATCTTCTGGAAACGGACCAATGAGAAG GGTGCATTCTGGGGTCTAATAGTGGGCATGGTGGTGGGCTGTACAAGGATGATTTTGGATTTCGTCTACCCCACACCGCAGTGCTACGAGAGCGACACCAGGCCCGAAATCATCAAATATGTTCACTACCTGTACTTCTCCATCATTCTCACTGTCCTCACACTCATTGTGGTTGTGTGTGTTAGTCTGGCTACAGAGAAGCCCACACCAGAGCAG ATCAGCCGTTTGACGTGGTACACACGCTTTGATCCTGTGAAAGAACGTGAAGAGGTCATAGCTTCAGATCTCCAGACGATCGAGAATGCCACACAGTTCCCAAAAGACATGGAAAATGATGCTTGTCCTACAAAAGAAG ACACCAGTAGTTCTGCGTCCAGCGAGGCGGGTTCATCTAAACTCAAATCTGCTCTGTTCTGGATCTGTGGAATGGAGAAGCAGAAAGGAGAGAAGCCCAAGTCTCCTCCTCCAGAGGCTCCAACATGTTCCCTCAAGGAAGATCCCTGTATGAGACATGTGGTAAACGCCAACCTCATCATCTGTATTTCAGTGGCCGTGTTTCTCTTCGCTTACTGGGCATAG
- the grid2ipa gene encoding delphilin isoform X5 — MGRDKGFSRRFRIFIPKKHRQRFDEMVSQSLISRLRGQSFSEHRNNRLRRSRSEDHPERLLSVSTRASSVPRTANEEVVMPPARGLRKTTSLIAGHSSSFSTRRTVRVYKGNQSFGFTLRGHAPVWIDSVIPGSPAEKAGLKPGDRILFLNGLDMRSCSHEKVVSMLQGSGAMPSLVVEDGPPAFTMTEPEQVEVSPRSRAPVLSSLQWVAEILPPSIRVQGRTFSQQLEHLLTLQERYTICKALEAFFQHRNVDTLIVDVFPVLDTPAKQVIWQFIYQLLTYEEQEHCQNKISRFLGYKVTPEPEPPAHEPHRRSSSMKVTGTTYRSSVRGRSSDDLVIGTHLGMGICTEPVEVAPMRLTPGERQSGDGTSLPETPNNLTNLSAVYAELENVYAGKRSKSLKSRPPPAPETLINVDIFPHASSQSVRAHSSSPSVRATSGSRKSASAQPVPPPPPPPPPPPEPDSWMQEPPMSPQCPCYPSGLPSQTSAESNPYISLDSPPLSPPSPPDYPPSPPIRKKRYTFSRPPRTPDTDLFMEALSEQLGQQLSVDDFLSPENDYEEDVVQMTFQNEEEEVEEEEEEEEEEEEGPYMPPELSSPSEVHSSSEDASSLTYSSSSEHIPPPPLTPPPPPPVQFNDPPPPAGFTPDHAPRQLTFRRHPGPPPPPPPRANPPPKRQSIHKVLPTREELINQAQILQEHHSLPVQPTASHPQQSQQQMHQSLPPMPSPEINQSPISSHAIYEMHHQVHPAHQVHQHHQVQQDHQMHPIHQNKPSHQSQSIKVHSGHHSHQTIQTQLSSSMDRLDRIERKERSDRHIYDMHPEPLHPDQQVHHAYQMHPSHQAHLSSSMDRLDRLEQIQRLERMERMERMERIERLERADRQMHRAHMAQAMSQAIQPPQQTPQQYLQQMHQAHQAYPPTQPPPPARHIHQIEHIHQVQPIQSAPQYHQIHQPHQPHQTQQILSTFQPHPSQQQQQQQQLQQMQQQQQLQQQQQLQQQQQLQQQFQQQQQLQQQQIQQQQAQQQQQIQQQIQQQQQHRSTPQIPISQARQSPQPMYHEHRHHHHHLSHHEAQSQTQPPSTPQPQTHHPIEGSTVEPPPPPPLPPPCVPPPLPKASPQKSDSSHMSVKRLRWEQVENSEGTIWGQLEEDSDYDKLSDMVKYLDLELHFGTQKTPEPSPQVETFKKKDVVEILSHKKAYNASILIAHLKLSPSELRQVLMTMSSERLESSHIKQLLLYAPDDDEVRQYEQYRDDPSKLSEPDQFVLQMLSVPEYKTRLKSLHFKTILQEKTEEMRGAYDCVFKASLELKNSKKLAKILEFVLAMGNYLNNGQPKTNKTTGFKINFLTELSTTKTVDGKSTFLHILVKSLCQHFPEVLDFGKEIETVPQAAKVNQRNITSDFNDLHATIQDIRLACQKMPATAEDRFGIVMSGFLENSHPAVQSLESLQQRAMEEFCKVASFFGEDGKATTTENFFGIFAEFMAKFERALSDIQTTENPPRSPRSPRTASPVGW, encoded by the exons GCAGCCCTGCTGAGAAGGCGGGTCTCAAACCTGGAGATCGCATCCTATTTCTCAATGGGTTGGATATGAG GAGCTGTTCACATGAGAAAGTAGTGTCCATGCTGCAGGGGAGTGGGGCAATGCCCAGCCTGGTGGTTGAAGATGGCCCGCCGGCCTTCACCATGACCGAACCCGAACAGGTGGAGGTTTCTCCCCGCTCCCGTGCTCCTGTGCTTAGCTCTCTGCAGTGGGTTGCCGAGATCTTGCCCCCGAGTATCCGCGTACAAGGTCGCACCTTCAGCCAGCAGCTAGAGCACCTTCTCACACTCCAAGAGAGATACACCATCTGCAAGGCCCTTGAGGCATTCTTCCAGCACAG AAATGTAGACACTTTGATTGTGGACGTCTTCCCTGTGTTGGATACCCCAGCAAAACAGGTCATTTGGCAGTTTATTTACCAGCTGCTGACCTATGAGGAACAGGAACACTGCCAAAACAAGATCTCTCGCTTCCTTGGCTATAAAGTTACAC CAGAACCTGAACCTCCAGCCCATGAGCCTCATAGGCGCAGCAGCTCCATGAAGGTGACAGGAACTACCTACAGGAGCAGTGTGAGGGGACGCAGCTCAGATGATCTGGTTATCGGCACTCACCTGGGCATGG GGATTTGTACTGAGCCAGTGGAGGTGGCACCTATGAGACTGACTCCTGGAGAGAGACAATCAGGGGATGGAACATCCTTACCAGAGACGCCCAATAATCTGACTAAT CTGTCAGCTGTGTATGCTGAGCTGGAAAATGTCTATGCTGGGAAGAGATCCAAATCCCTGAAGAGTCGACCTCCTCCAGCTCCTGAAACTCTGATTAACGTAGACATCTTCCCGCACGCTTCCTCACAGTCCGTGAGGGCACACTCTTCCTCTCCATCTGTTCGGGCCACTTCAG GTAGCCGCAAATCTGCATCAGCGCAGCCTGTGCCACCACCTCCACCACCGCCGCCACCTCCTCCAGAACCTGACTCTTGGATGCAGGAGCCTCCAATGAGTCCCCAATGCCCCTGCTATCCTTCAGGTCTTCCCTCTCAAACCAGTGCTGAGTCCAACCCATACATCAGTTTAGATAGCCCACCTCTCTCTCCACCCTCTCCTCCGGACTACCCCCCTAGTCCACCTATTCGGAAGAAGCGCTACACCTTCTCACGTCCACCCCGTACCCCTGACACAGATTTGTTCATGGAGGCTCTGAGCGAACAGCTAGGACAGCAGTTATCTGTGGATGACTTCCTGTCACCAGAGAATGACTATGAAGAG GATGTTGTCCAGATGACATTCCAGAATGAGGAAGAGGAGgtagaggaggaagaggaagaggaggaggaggaggaagagggtCCGTACATGCCTCCCGAGCTAAGCAGTCCGAGCGAAGTACATAGTAGCAGTGAGGATGCCAGCTCTCTTACCTACTCCTCCAGCTCCGAGCACATTCCTCCACCCCCTCTGACTCCTCCTCCCCCTCCCCCTGTCCAATTCAATGACCCCCCTCCACCTGCTGGATTTACCCCTGACCATGCACCCCGACAGTTGACCTTCCGTCGCCACCCCGGACCTCCTCCACCGCCTCCGCCAAGAGCTAACCCACCTCCAAAAAGGCAGTCCATTCACAAGGTGTTGCCCACACGTGAGGAGCTGATAAACCAAGCCCAAATCCTTCAGGAGCACCACTCGCTTCCAGTTCAACCAACAGCCAGCCACCCTCAGCAATCTCAGCAGCAGATGCATCAGTCTCTGCCCCCTATGCCCTCTCCAGAAATAAACCAGTCACCCATCTCCAGTCATGCGATCTACGAGATGCATCATCAGGTTCATCCAGCTCACCAGGTTCATCAACACCACCAGGTACAACAGGATCACCAGATGCATCCAAtccatcaaaataaaccaaGTCACCAATCTCAGTCTATCAAAGTGCACTCGGGCCATCACTCACACCAGACTATTCAGACTCAACTCTCTAGCTCTATGGATAGACTTGATAGGATTGAAAGAAAGGAACGCTCAGATAGGCATATCTATGACATGCACCCCGAACCCTTGCATCCAGATCAACAAGTACACCACGCTTATCAGATGCATCCGAGTCATCAGGCTCACCTCTCAAGTTCCATGGATAGACTTGACCGATTGGAGCAGATCCAGCGTTTGGAGCGCATGGAGCGCATGGAGCGTATGGAGCGAATCGAGAGACTGGAGAGGGCGGACAGACAAATGCATCGGGCACACATGGCTCAAGCAATGTCTCAAGCTATTCAACCACCTCAGCAGACTCCGCAACAGTACCTCCAACAGATGCATCAAGCTCATCAAGCCTACCCACCAACCCAGCCTCCTCCGCCAGCCCGCCACATTCACCAAATTGAACACATCCACCAGGTTCAGCCAATCCAGTCAGCTCCTCAGTACCACCAGATCCACCAGCCTCACCAACCTCACCAGACCCAACAGATTCTGTCAACCTTCCAGCCTCATCCTTcacaacagcagcaacaacaacagcagcttcagcagatgcagcagcagcaacaacttcagcagcagcaacaactccagcagcagcaacaacttCAACAACAGTttcagcagcagcaacagctTCAGCAACAGCAGATTCAGCAGCAGCAAGCTCAGCAGCAACAACAAATTCAGCAGCAGAttcagcagcagcaacagcatCGTTCAACCCCACAGATTCCCATTTCACAGGCAAGACAGAGCCCTCAGCCCATGTACCACGAACATCGTCACCACCATCACCATCTCAGCCACCATGAGGCCCAGTCCCAAACACAACCACCAAGTACACCCCAACCTCAAACTCACCACCCCATCGAAGGGTCCACTGTGGAGCCACCTCCTCCTCCACCGTTACCCCCACCTTGTGTGCCTCCTCCACTCCCAAAGGCCTCACCACAAAAATCAGATTCCAGTCATATGAGTGTAAAACGGCTACGATGGGAACAGGTGGAAAATTCTGAGGGAACCATTTGGGGACAG TTGGAAGAAGACTCTGATTATGACAAGCTGAGTGACATGGTGAAATACCTAGACTTGGAGCTTCATTTTGGGACCCAAAAGACCCCTG AGCCCTCACCTCAGGTGGAGACTTTCAAGAAGAAAGATGTGGTGGAGATTCTCTCCCATAAGAAAGCCTACAATGCTT CAATCTTGATTGCCCATCTGAAGCTGTCACCAAGCGAGCTACGGCAGGTGCTGATGACGATGTCGAGTGAACGTTTAGAGTCGTCGCATATCAAACAATTGCTCCTTTATGCACCAGATGATGATGAAGTTAGACAATACGAGCAGTATAGAGATGACCCAAGCAAACTCAGTGAGCCCGATCAGTTTGTCCTACag ATGCTCTCGGTGCCAGAGTATAAGACCCGTTTGAAAAGCCTGCATTTTAAGACTATATTGCAAGAGAAAACAGAGGAGATGAGGGGAGCCTACGACTGTGTTTTCAAGGCTTCGCTGGAGCTCAAGAATAGCAAAAAACTGGCCAAGATTCTGGAG TTTGTGCTGGCTATGGGGAATTATCTGAATAACGGCCAACCCAAGACCAATAAAACGACTGGATTTAAGATCAATTTTCTGACTGAA CTCAGTACCACCAAAACAGTGGATGGAAAGTCAACGTTTCTGCATATCCTGGTGAAATCATTGTGCCAGCACTTTCCTGAGGTTCTGGACTTTGGGAAGGAGATTGAGACGGTGCCACAAGCAGCCAAAG TGAATCAGAGAAACATCACGTCTGACTTCAATGACTTACATGCCACAATCCAGGACATTCGTTTAGCCTGTCAGAAGATGCCAGCCACCGCTGAAGATCGATTTGGCATTGTTATGAGT GGTTTTCTGGAAAACAGTCATCCTGCTGTGCAGTCTCTGGAGTCTCTGCAGCAGCGGGCGATGGAAGAGTTTTGCAAAGTTGCATCATTCTTTGGTGAGGATGGAAAGGCCACCACCACAGAGAATTTCTTCGGTATCTTCGCCGAGTTCATGGCTAAATTTGAG aGGGCTTTGAGTGATATCCAGACTACAGAAAACCCTCCGCGCAGCCCCAGAAGCCCTCGAACGGCCTCTCCTGTAGGCTGGTGA